A portion of the Caenorhabditis elegans chromosome III genome contains these proteins:
- the rgs-1 gene encoding Regulator of G-protein signaling rgs-1 (Confirmed by transcript evidence), whose amino-acid sequence MGYMGCWCSNLGRKYSGTVSPQRSVQPEALSYEMVYSWQQSFDTLMSFKSGQKCFAEFLKSEYSDENILFWQACEELKREKNSEKMEEKARIIYEDFISILSPKEVSLDSKVREIVNTNMSRPTQNTFEDAQHQIYQLMARDSYPRFLTSIFYRETLASFGITEMDIGGDEEKEREQRAERARLNVPATAAEGSSKDISMV is encoded by the exons ATGGGATATATGGGTTGCTGGTGCTCAAATCTCGGACGAAAATACAGTGGAACTGTCTCCCCACAAAGATCCGTCCAACCAGAAGCTCTCAGCTACGAAATGGTATATTCATGGCAACAATCATTCGACACACTGATGAGCTTCAAGTCTGGCCAGAAAtgttttgccgaatttttaaaaagtgagtATTCGGATGAGAACATCTTATTTTGGCAAGCCTGTGAAGAGCTGAAACGGGaaaagaattctgaaaaaatggaagaaaaagcACGTATCATCTATGAAGATTTCATCTCAATATTATCACCAAAAGAAGTTTCACTGGATTCAAAAGTTCGAGAAATTGTCAACACTAACATGTCCCGTCCAACACAGAATACATTCGAAGATGCTCAACATCAAATCTATCAGCTGATGGCAAGAGACAGTTATCCAAGATTCCTTACCTCCATTTTCTACAGGGAAACTCTAGCTTCTTTTGGAATAACTGAAATGGATATTG GAGGAGACGAAGAGAAGGAACGAGAGCAAAGAGCGGAACGTGCACGTTTGAATGTTCCAGCTACAGCTGCAGAAGGAAGTTCAAAGGATATTAGTATG
- the ins-21 gene encoding putative insulin-like peptide alpha-type 1 (Confirmed by transcript evidence), with protein MKTYSFFVLFIVFIFFISSSKSHSKKHVRFLCATKAVKHIRKVCPDMCLTGEEVEVNEFCKMGYSDSQIKYICCPE; from the exons ATGAAAACCTACTCATTTTTCGTGCTTTTTATTGTattcatcttttttatttcttcatCAAAATCTCATTCAAAGAAACATGTTCGTTTCCTTTGTGCAACAAAAGCGGTCAAACACATTCGGAAAGTATGCCCTGATATGTGTCTCACTGGAG AAGAAGTCGAAGTCAATGAGTTTTGCAAGATGGGGTACTCGGATTCTCAAATCAAGTACATTTGCTGTCCcgaataa
- the ins-22 gene encoding putative insulin-like peptide alpha-type 2 (Confirmed by transcript evidence): MHTTTILICFFIFLVQVSTMDAHTDKYVRTLCGKTAIRNIANLCPPKPEMKGICSTGEYPSITEYCSMGFSDSQIKFMCCDNQ; encoded by the exons ATGCACACTACAACTATTCTCATATGCTTTTTCATCTTTCTTGTTCAAGTCTCCACAATGGATGCTCACACTGACAAATACGTCAGAACTCTGTGTGGAAAAACTGCAATCAGAAATATTGCCAACCTTTGCCCGCCAAAGCCAGAAATGAAGGGTATCTGTTCTACCGGAG agtatcCAAGCATCACCGAATACTGTTCCATGGGATTTTCAGACTCTCAGATCAAGTTTATGTGCTGTGATAACCAATGA